CGTTAAGCGTTAAAGAAGACCCATCTTCTAAACGTTTAGCTAACGTTTCTCCTTCTTCTTTGGACACTTTCATAAATGGAATGTTCCATCCACCTTGGTTTTTATAAAACGTTGAAGTTCCATGATCATAAACGATAATGCCGATTGCACCTGCTGCTGCAGCATTATTTGTCTTTGCCATAAATGAAAGAGCTCCACGTTTGACTAATACTACTTTGCCCTTCACATCTACATCTGTAAAATCTTCAGGATTTCCACATACAACACAGCTTTCACCTGAAGTTTCTTCTTTTTCATTTAAAGCGGATAAGCTAACAACCTCAAATTCTGGAACATCTGCCCAGCTATCAATACCGTATCCTACTAAATTAAGATCCGATCCATCAGTAATTGAATGTTGATACCAATAAGAAGTATTTCCTGATGCAGCTACTTGAATTGTATCTGTATTCAGCCCCGGTGCTCCTACGACTCCTATGTCAGGATCATTATAGTAAGGATCTCCCCAGCCTGAAGCAATATGACCTGAGTTCCCTGCAGATACTGCACACACAATCCCATTTTCAACGGCACGAGTGATTGCTAAATCCTCCGCACTTTCTGGCTCATAGAAAGATGCCGTTGAGCCTAAACTCATATTTAACACATCTGCGCCAAGCTTAATTGAATCATCAATAGCAGCTAAATATACGTCAGACCATGTAGATGGGTAGTCAGGATCATTACTGAAAACCTTCATTCCTAACACTTGTGCTTCCGGTGCAACTCCTTTAAGTCCGCCGTTACTTTCATCACCATTTGCTACTACTGTCCCTGAAACATGCATTCCGTGCATGGATGCATCTGGACCTTCATCTGTAATGATGTCGTTCTTGTCATAATAGTTGTATCCATAAGGTACTTTTTCCGTAAAGAATTTACCAGGAAGTTCTTCTTCTTTCACAATGGTGCCAACTTTTTCACTTGTCAGCTCCTCTTCTGTTTCATCACTTAAAACAAAATCTCTATGAGAAGGATCTACACCGCTATCAATAACAGAAACGACCATTCCTTCTCCTTTATATTCAGCATCTGCCCATGTCGAGCGAGATTGAATATAATCGTGAGATGTATCCATATCAGGTGTTACTTCTGGTCTATTGTACTCATTTGCTAAGAAGACTCTTTTAACACCCTTCGTTGATTCTATTTTTTCAACATCGCCATATTCCACTTCTCCACTGAATCCGTTAAAAGCCGTGTCGAATGATTCTGAATATTCAATGTCTACTTTTTTAGATTTCAAACTGCTTTTAATATCTTTTTGTTCCTCTTGAACCTGTTCTGTTAAAGAAGCTTTTTTTGTTTCAGATAGCTCTTTAAACAAAACACCTTTTTCTGTCGCGTATTCTAGTGGGGTTGTCCCATCTAATTCGACAATGACGCGAACATTATCTGAATCTTTAAAACTATTTTCAACATCTTTTTTATCTAAGCTTTTCATTTCTTTCGAAAGGAGTTTTTTAATCTCCTCCTGTTTCGACTTTTCTTCTGCTTGTACAAAAGAAGTCGTTAGTCCTAAATTACTAAAGACTAACAGAAAAGCTAGTAAGCTAACAAAAATTCTCTTCATTTTTCTATTCATTTGTTTTCCCCTCTCTAGATGAGTTATATAAACATGAAATAATTTTACGTGATCTTTACAAAATAGTCAAACTATTTAGAAGCATTAAAGATATTAGTATATTATTACAATTTCACTCATTATATTAAAAAAGCTAGTCCTTATTACTCGTTTTCTTTTTCATTCTTTTATAACAAATCCTAAATTTAATTGGAAAAGTATTAGTAATCAATATATTTCGATTATTTCTATTCATACGAAATCTATTTGAAAAGGTTCCACCCCAGGATCAATGACATAACAACCATTGCTTCTCCTTTTATATTCGCACCTCCCATGTTTGATGGAATTAAATAAATCCGAGATGTGTTTATATCAGTTATAGCAGGATTATTATACTCATTTGATAAATAAGTTTTCTTACTATACAAGAAAGCTAGAAAACTAACAATCTTTTTTGAGTTATTTCAACATAATTTTCTCCTTTCTGAGTTTTATAGATAGATAATCTTTATTTTGAAATATGTTAATAATAGAGGTTGTTCAAAAAGTCCTACGATGGCCTGGATGGCTTAGCATCATCGTTAGCCACAGGACGTGGCTGTATTTAGCCCGTGTTCTTTAAACAGACCGCCTTGTTCTCTTCAACGCCCTTTTTCCCCTACTTTGTGAACACTCACTAATATTGAAATTTTTAAATGTGTTACATTTAAGAAATTTAAAACTATTTTAAAACCATATATAAATATTTTTACAGATTTCCAGTTCCTATTTAATGATTAGGTAATTCGTATTATAATAAGATAGTTTAATGAATTAATCATTGGAGGATACTATGAAGAAACTTTTAGCATTTTTAATTTTGATAGTTAGCTTTATCAGCTTCCATTCTATTCATGCAAAAGCTGAAACCATTGTTGAACACCCAAACCTTGAAGAAGCGATTAAATTTCAACTTAATATAGATGAGAAAGTATCCATTACAAAAACTCAACTGGAGAGCTTACCATATCTTGAAGCCAGCTGGTGGGGTATTACAGATCTTTCAGGATTGGAATTCGCAAAAAACATTGGTTCTCTTTATTTAGAGGGGAATGGACTTAAGGACATTGATCAATTAAAGGAATTAACACAAATAAGTCATCTTTACTTGACCGATAACGATATTGTTGATACATCCGCTTTAGGTAATTTTAAAAACTTATCAGTTCTTGATCTTAGTCAAAATCAGCTTTCTACTGTTACTAGCCTTAGTCAAATTAGGTTCACTAGTAGTGGAGGGCTATCGTTAGCAGACAATTCTCTTACTGATTTAACTCCACTAGGAAAGGTTGCTTTCCCTAGTAATACCGGCTATTTTTACATTGATGTATCTAAGAATCAGGTAACCAAGTTAAACGGACTAGAAGCGGCAAAAGGATTAACTGAGCTTTCGGCTTCGGATAATAACCTTACTAACATTGACTCCCTTCGCAGCTTAACAAAATTAGATTATGTCAATCTCTCAAATAACGATCTATCTTCTTTAAGTTCTCTTGGGAGTAGCCATATTCACTCATTGCTAGCAGCTAACAACAAATTAACGTCCTTGCAAGGAGTAACAATTAAAGCAAACGAAAGTTATTACTTGGACTTTGAAAACAACCAATTAACTGATATATCTTCGTTATCTTCCATGACAGAAGGATATATTAATCTAAAAAACAACCCATTATCCTATGAATCTCGATTTATAATTCAAGATTTACTTGATAGAGGGGTTACCGTTATATATGATCCTATCACCTCTAAAGGTTCCAAGCGCCTTTTTGGAGAAGATCGATTTAAGACAGCCATTGCTATATCTAATCAAGGTTGGTCTAATGGAGCAGATACGGTTATTATCACAAGATCCGATTCCTTTCCCGATGCGTTAGCTGGAGCTCCGTTATCCTATAAGCTAAATGCTCCTATTTTGCTGACTGATTCAAAGACATTGACAGATGCAACGAGTGAGGAAATTCAAAGGTTAAAGCCAACAAAAATCATTGTCTTAGGGGGGAGAAGCGGCCGTTTCTCGTACAGTTGAAAATAGTCTTCGCCAACTTACTGATTCATTTCAACGAATTAGCGGCCAAGATCGTTTTGAAACAGCAGCCAATATAGCGAAAGAACTTGGCTCTGACATGCAAACAGCGATCATTTCTTACGGTTACAATTTCCCTGATGCTTTAGCCATTGCTTCTTATGCAGCACAAAAGCAATATCCAATTTTATTATCAGAAACAGAAGTTTTACCGACAGTTACTCAATTAGCAATGGGGGACAACAACATTAATAAAACGATTATTGTAGGAGGCACGGCTGTTATATCTAAAGATATAGAAAGCAAACTACCAAACCCTACTCGTATTGGTGGAGTAGATCGCTATGATACGGCTTCCAAGTTAATTAGCCGTTTGAAATTAAATACAGAGACTCTTTTCTTTACTTATGGAGGAAATTTCCCCTGATGCTCTTACAGGGTCTGCCTTAGCGGCAAAATATGATGCTCCCACTTTACTCGTAGACAAAGAGACCGTTCCGACTTTTACAAAAAATGCTTATTCACCTAATCAAACCTATTCCATGTTGTTTCTAGGTGGGGAAGCTGTTATTTCCAATCAAGTCATGAATGAGTTAACAAATACTATTAAATAATGACCGAATGAATTCCTTAGGAGGGTATTTAAAACGTATGAAACGATTTCTTTTCGTATTTAGCCTGATTTGTATAAGCTTTCTATGTTCTTCCCCAGCTTATGCTAATCAAACAAAAACAGCGGTCTTTTATTCTCCTCATCAAGATGACGAAATTTTATCGATGGGGCATGCAATTAAAG
This portion of the Bacillus carboniphilus genome encodes:
- a CDS encoding cell wall-binding repeat-containing protein, with the protein product MEEISPDALTGSALAAKYDAPTLLVDKETVPTFTKNAYSPNQTYSMLFLGGEAVISNQVMNELTNTIK
- a CDS encoding cell wall-binding repeat-containing protein produces the protein MSGQDRFETAANIAKELGSDMQTAIISYGYNFPDALAIASYAAQKQYPILLSETEVLPTVTQLAMGDNNINKTIIVGGTAVISKDIESKLPNPTRIGGVDRYDTASKLISRLKLNTETLFFTYGGNFP
- a CDS encoding leucine-rich repeat domain-containing protein; this translates as MKKLLAFLILIVSFISFHSIHAKAETIVEHPNLEEAIKFQLNIDEKVSITKTQLESLPYLEASWWGITDLSGLEFAKNIGSLYLEGNGLKDIDQLKELTQISHLYLTDNDIVDTSALGNFKNLSVLDLSQNQLSTVTSLSQIRFTSSGGLSLADNSLTDLTPLGKVAFPSNTGYFYIDVSKNQVTKLNGLEAAKGLTELSASDNNLTNIDSLRSLTKLDYVNLSNNDLSSLSSLGSSHIHSLLAANNKLTSLQGVTIKANESYYLDFENNQLTDISSLSSMTEGYINLKNNPLSYESRFIIQDLLDRGVTVIYDPITSKGSKRLFGEDRFKTAIAISNQGWSNGADTVIITRSDSFPDALAGAPLSYKLNAPILLTDSKTLTDATSEEIQRLKPTKIIVLGGRSGRFSYS